The following proteins come from a genomic window of Terribacillus aidingensis:
- the gvpU gene encoding gas vesicle accessory protein GvpU has product MAKDEILSFFVQAANHHDFSTDITLHVKGGLVTGTIISAASYFSNLKDSISEKNDVAKQLKEALKQAEESADTKQSNAEYIHLKNMSTYLSENKTTPANSDLLWRGKISEVDGFFLGRISDEE; this is encoded by the coding sequence ATGGCTAAAGATGAAATCTTATCATTCTTTGTACAAGCAGCTAATCATCATGATTTCTCCACGGATATAACACTGCATGTGAAAGGTGGGCTGGTCACTGGGACTATCATTTCAGCCGCATCTTATTTCTCCAATTTAAAAGACAGCATCTCAGAAAAAAATGATGTGGCTAAGCAATTGAAGGAAGCTTTGAAGCAGGCGGAGGAATCGGCGGACACCAAGCAAAGCAATGCGGAGTACATTCATTTAAAAAATATGTCCACATATCTATCAGAAAATAAAACTACACCAGCTAATTCTGATCTTCTATGGCGCGGAAAGATTAGCGAGGTAGATGGATTCTTCCTTGGAAGAATATCAGATGAAGAATAA
- a CDS encoding YtxH domain-containing protein — translation MSEMKDKVVNKAVVKTADKVRKVDNTWNRTIAGGIAGASIGLLTSPNIGKKIAGTFKSAKTKVTGKDLGESVKQMKDQTINMVQDKFKKDKSSDEDNNTEEQEEKNENDKNHEDNQNDKNNQDKQDDSNNQENQDDNNNQDKQKDPSSQNNQANENLRDENEHLKQKIEELENKLNQLLNDNSSKEEDTANSNGITIVRQDDVTK, via the coding sequence ATGAGTGAAATGAAAGATAAAGTTGTAAATAAGGCAGTAGTTAAAACAGCAGATAAAGTAAGGAAGGTAGATAATACTTGGAATCGGACAATTGCAGGTGGTATAGCCGGAGCCTCAATCGGACTACTAACTAGTCCAAATATCGGGAAGAAAATCGCAGGTACTTTCAAATCAGCGAAAACGAAGGTGACGGGAAAAGACTTAGGTGAATCAGTTAAGCAGATGAAAGACCAGACCATCAATATGGTGCAGGATAAATTTAAAAAAGACAAGAGTTCGGACGAAGATAATAACACAGAAGAACAAGAAGAAAAGAACGAGAATGATAAGAACCACGAGGACAATCAAAATGATAAGAACAATCAGGATAAGCAAGATGATAGCAACAATCAAGAAAATCAAGATGATAACAACAATCAGGATAAACAAAAGGATCCAAGCAGCCAGAACAACCAAGCTAACGAGAACCTGCGTGATGAGAATGAGCATTTAAAGCAGAAAATCGAAGAATTGGAAAATAAATTGAACCAGCTTTTGAATGATAACTCGTCAAAAGAGGAAGATACTGCGAACAGCAATGGAATAACAATCGTGCGACAAGATGACGTAACAAAGTAA
- a CDS encoding gas vesicle protein, translating to MADQQVVQSNTSNLVDVLEKVLDKGVVIAGDITVGIADVELLTIKIRLIVASVDKAKEIGLDWWESDPYLSSKADSNTKRLQEENEQLQKRLELLEQKMSD from the coding sequence ATGGCAGATCAACAAGTCGTTCAGAGCAACACGAGTAACTTGGTCGATGTATTGGAAAAAGTACTGGATAAAGGTGTCGTTATTGCTGGGGACATCACAGTAGGGATAGCTGATGTAGAACTGCTTACCATCAAGATACGTTTAATCGTAGCCTCGGTCGATAAAGCAAAAGAAATTGGCTTAGACTGGTGGGAATCAGATCCATATCTATCCTCAAAAGCAGACAGCAATACGAAAAGGCTGCAGGAGGAAAACGAACAGCTTCAGAAACGCCTGGAATTACTAGAACAAAAAATGTCGGATTAA
- a CDS encoding gas vesicle protein K, translating into MEVQQPKSGRIHLDPDDAEHGLAQLVMTVIELLRQIVERHAIRRVEGGTLSDQQIEDLGMALMNLELKMEELKLIFNLKDEDLNIDLGPLGNLLPGKK; encoded by the coding sequence ATGGAAGTGCAGCAGCCGAAGAGCGGGCGAATCCATTTAGATCCTGATGATGCGGAACATGGTTTGGCACAATTAGTTATGACAGTGATCGAATTGCTTCGCCAGATTGTCGAACGTCATGCCATTCGTCGGGTGGAAGGCGGAACACTATCGGATCAGCAAATTGAAGATCTTGGCATGGCATTGATGAATTTGGAATTAAAGATGGAAGAACTGAAGCTAATCTTCAACTTAAAAGATGAAGATTTGAATATTGACCTTGGCCCATTAGGAAATCTCTTACCAGGAAAGAAGTGA
- a CDS encoding gas vesicle protein, with protein sequence MNTRETIDRNKDVSLIDILDVILDKGVAIKGDLIISIAGVDLVYLDLRVLIASVETLVQNQSGNTRMDFTSEAFDKQKEELEHGSAAAEERANPFRS encoded by the coding sequence ATGAATACACGTGAGACGATCGACAGAAACAAGGATGTTTCCTTGATAGATATACTTGATGTCATCCTCGATAAGGGTGTTGCAATAAAAGGAGATTTAATTATTTCAATTGCTGGAGTTGACTTAGTGTACTTAGACTTGCGAGTGCTGATTGCCTCTGTTGAGACACTAGTACAAAATCAATCCGGTAATACACGGATGGACTTTACATCAGAAGCATTTGATAAACAGAAGGAGGAGTTGGAACATGGAAGTGCAGCAGCCGAAGAGCGGGCGAATCCATTTAGATCCTGA
- a CDS encoding GvpL/GvpF family gas vesicle protein — translation MEQKENYIYLYGIVPVIELDKTPFSSFAGIDKEQQAAVAIYGDIAAIYTKVDAEAYEGEALESRMKDDLEWLQESAMHHHEVLLDLQKQYTLIPMKFCTIYLSQDSLEEKLREQADTIQSLFVRIKDSQEWNLKIYCDDEPLREHVLQHSPSIKEKMKEIESLPPGRQFFKKRKIDQLVDGELEKEKNQFCEQVHAELTEIASEEKVKTAWSKDVTGRELEMSWNSVYLIQENQVEAFLELVQQKNEESASSGWRFEATGPWPAYHFVY, via the coding sequence ATGGAACAGAAGGAAAATTATATTTATTTATACGGTATTGTACCTGTTATTGAACTGGATAAAACGCCATTTTCTTCTTTTGCTGGCATTGATAAGGAACAGCAAGCAGCGGTTGCAATATACGGGGATATTGCAGCTATTTATACGAAAGTGGATGCGGAAGCGTATGAAGGGGAAGCATTGGAGTCGAGAATGAAGGACGACCTTGAATGGCTTCAGGAGAGTGCAATGCACCATCATGAAGTGCTGCTTGATTTGCAAAAGCAGTATACGCTGATTCCAATGAAGTTCTGTACAATCTACCTGAGTCAGGACAGTCTGGAAGAGAAGCTGCGTGAACAAGCAGATACAATCCAAAGTCTATTTGTCAGAATTAAAGACAGCCAGGAATGGAATCTGAAAATCTACTGTGATGATGAACCCCTCCGTGAGCACGTACTGCAGCACAGCCCCAGCATTAAAGAAAAGATGAAGGAAATAGAGAGCTTGCCTCCCGGCCGTCAATTCTTTAAAAAGCGGAAAATCGATCAGCTTGTTGATGGTGAATTAGAAAAAGAGAAAAACCAATTCTGTGAACAGGTACATGCTGAACTAACTGAAATTGCTTCAGAAGAGAAAGTGAAGACAGCCTGGAGCAAGGACGTCACAGGTCGTGAGCTGGAAATGAGCTGGAATAGTGTTTATCTTATCCAGGAGAACCAAGTAGAAGCATTTTTAGAGCTTGTTCAACAGAAAAATGAAGAAAGTGCTTCGTCTGGATGGAGATTCGAAGCAACTGGACCTTGGCCAGCTTATCATTTCGTCTATTAG
- a CDS encoding gas vesicle protein GvpG has protein sequence MIPFLVSAPIKLLIRIGREIKGEADKEYFDISVIQQKLIQLQMLYELEEISEAAYKEKEQELLLRYEVAKQRELDEWEKLAEEEDKE, from the coding sequence ATGATCCCTTTTCTGGTCTCTGCACCAATCAAACTACTGATAAGAATTGGGCGAGAAATTAAGGGCGAAGCTGATAAGGAGTATTTCGATATCTCCGTTATACAGCAAAAGTTGATTCAACTGCAGATGCTGTATGAGTTGGAGGAAATCTCAGAAGCGGCATACAAAGAAAAGGAACAGGAACTGCTGCTGCGCTATGAAGTAGCCAAGCAGCGTGAATTGGATGAGTGGGAAAAGCTTGCTGAAGAAGAGGATAAGGAGTAA
- a CDS encoding GvpL/GvpF family gas vesicle protein — protein MNGTYVFCAVQNPVQPSFGDVELDGVSGSTYMIHHRDMAFVAAKVPQKIYHPTKDNLMAHQAILSSVMKKQEEMIPVSFGNVFKTDEDAKVILKKLEPQFTELFPEIRNKIELGLKVIGKQEWLEEEIHKDPAIVRLKEAVSKKSKEAGYYDRMKLGELTQKFFTDKRRQMEEQILTPLQKLATAAKANEPISEKMLLNSAFLLDKEKESQFDEAVNELHDKWEGKVDFKYSGPWPAYNFINIRLQVEKPS, from the coding sequence ATGAATGGAACGTATGTATTTTGCGCAGTACAGAATCCGGTTCAGCCGAGCTTCGGAGATGTGGAGCTGGATGGCGTTTCTGGAAGCACATATATGATTCACCATAGGGATATGGCATTTGTGGCGGCTAAAGTTCCGCAGAAAATTTATCATCCTACCAAGGATAATTTAATGGCTCATCAAGCTATCCTTTCCTCTGTCATGAAGAAACAGGAAGAGATGATTCCGGTCAGTTTCGGCAATGTTTTTAAAACGGATGAAGATGCCAAGGTGATACTGAAGAAACTAGAACCTCAGTTTACAGAACTATTTCCGGAGATTCGCAATAAGATCGAGCTGGGATTGAAAGTGATCGGCAAACAGGAATGGCTGGAGGAGGAAATTCATAAAGATCCTGCTATCGTCAGACTGAAAGAAGCCGTAAGCAAAAAATCCAAGGAAGCTGGATACTATGATCGAATGAAGCTTGGTGAACTAACACAGAAGTTCTTTACAGACAAGCGCCGGCAAATGGAAGAACAGATTCTTACGCCGCTTCAGAAGCTCGCCACAGCAGCAAAAGCAAATGAACCGATCAGCGAGAAAATGCTGCTTAACAGTGCGTTTTTGCTGGATAAGGAAAAAGAATCTCAATTTGATGAAGCAGTCAATGAGCTCCATGACAAATGGGAAGGAAAAGTAGATTTTAAATATTCCGGCCCATGGCCAGCATATAACTTTATCAATATTCGTTTACAGGTTGAAAAGCCATCATGA
- the gvpO gene encoding gas vesicle protein GvpO has translation MSITEIMKKVSSFFEEYIAPPHKITAVEPRQGEDSADGWTVTIEVFEERDYMKKYAKDEMLGVYSVTLNKDAEIESYSRQSTRYRSAVDH, from the coding sequence ATGAGCATTACAGAAATCATGAAAAAAGTTAGCAGCTTCTTTGAAGAATATATCGCGCCGCCCCATAAAATCACAGCAGTGGAACCGAGACAGGGTGAAGATAGTGCAGACGGATGGACTGTCACTATAGAAGTATTTGAAGAAAGGGATTATATGAAGAAGTATGCAAAAGACGAAATGCTTGGTGTGTATAGCGTCACACTGAATAAAGATGCAGAAATTGAATCTTATTCAAGACAAAGTACACGTTACAGAAGTGCAGTAGATCATTAA
- the gvpJ gene encoding gas vesicle protein GvpJ produces MAVQKSTDSSGLADVIDRILDKGIVIDAFVRVSVVGIEILTIEARVVIASVDTWLRYAEAVGLLRDEVQNEGLPEQKNERSNSLFSV; encoded by the coding sequence ATGGCAGTTCAAAAAAGTACAGATAGTTCCGGCTTGGCAGATGTAATTGACCGCATTTTAGATAAAGGGATTGTAATTGACGCGTTTGTCCGGGTCTCTGTAGTAGGAATTGAAATTCTAACAATCGAGGCCAGAGTCGTAATCGCAAGTGTGGATACATGGCTGCGATATGCGGAAGCAGTCGGGCTATTGCGTGACGAAGTACAAAATGAGGGATTACCGGAGCAAAAGAATGAACGAAGCAATTCCTTATTCAGTGTATGA
- a CDS encoding AraC family transcriptional regulator: MEKFIYKKSAGITVLSASMKEFTYKKHAHREYAMGVTLRGIQQYNLEGHKQLSYPNGVMLFNPEQTHDGMAHDETGLEYVMLYLEPELLQEITGQKELIRFAEPIVYDAGLEKKILRLGQAILNETEEVLSNELAVSLADRLTKTELNTTSKKDNALILKAKEMIHSNLQGVLKLDEISHELQISKYKFIRLFNMHTGISPYQYFLSSKVQHAKQIIEKNKDIYEAVAACGFVDLTHLNKHFKSVYGLTAHDYVVNIR, translated from the coding sequence ATGGAAAAGTTCATCTATAAGAAGTCGGCTGGGATCACTGTCTTGTCGGCGAGCATGAAGGAATTCACATATAAGAAACATGCGCATAGGGAGTATGCAATGGGTGTTACCTTACGAGGTATACAACAATATAATTTGGAAGGCCACAAGCAATTGTCTTATCCAAATGGCGTGATGTTATTTAATCCGGAACAGACACATGATGGTATGGCACACGATGAGACTGGTCTTGAGTATGTGATGCTGTACTTGGAGCCGGAGTTGCTGCAGGAAATTACAGGGCAAAAGGAATTGATTCGTTTTGCAGAGCCAATCGTATATGATGCTGGACTCGAAAAAAAGATCCTGAGACTTGGTCAGGCAATATTAAATGAAACCGAAGAAGTCCTAAGTAATGAACTAGCAGTTTCTCTAGCAGATAGACTCACAAAAACGGAATTAAATACTACCAGTAAAAAGGATAATGCATTAATTCTGAAGGCGAAGGAAATGATTCACAGCAACCTTCAAGGTGTACTAAAACTGGATGAAATAAGTCATGAATTACAAATTTCGAAATACAAATTTATTAGATTGTTTAACATGCATACGGGCATTTCGCCGTATCAGTATTTCCTAAGTAGCAAAGTCCAGCATGCGAAGCAAATCATAGAGAAAAACAAAGATATATATGAAGCAGTTGCGGCTTGTGGGTTTGTTGATCTGACTCATTTGAATAAGCATTTCAAAAGTGTCTATGGATTAACTGCACATGATTATGTGGTGAATATAAGGTAA
- a CDS encoding LysE family translocator: MNITSFLIYCFIVTFTPGPTNIVILSTVNQFGTKRAMRYTYGATLAFSLLLFLSAILNAVLVTVLPKILVFLQVIGSLYMVYLAYQIYKSDSSKKSGQLNGTFLSGFFMQFLNPKVIIFTLTVIPSFVMKNYTENVVILIFVAVITIIGFLAFIGWILFGTIFKRFLQKHTKVVNILMAVFLLYAACMIWI, translated from the coding sequence ATGAATATCACTTCTTTTCTTATTTACTGCTTTATCGTTACATTTACACCTGGACCTACGAATATTGTTATCTTATCAACTGTGAATCAATTTGGTACTAAAAGAGCAATGCGCTATACGTACGGAGCGACCCTCGCATTTAGTCTGCTGTTATTTCTATCTGCTATACTGAATGCAGTACTTGTAACTGTTTTACCGAAAATACTAGTTTTCCTGCAAGTAATCGGAAGTCTTTACATGGTATACCTTGCATATCAAATATATAAGTCAGATAGCTCGAAAAAGAGCGGCCAACTGAACGGCACTTTTCTATCCGGTTTCTTCATGCAGTTTTTAAATCCGAAGGTGATTATCTTTACACTGACTGTCATTCCCAGTTTCGTTATGAAAAACTATACAGAAAATGTAGTGATACTGATCTTTGTTGCTGTTATAACGATAATTGGTTTCTTGGCTTTCATTGGATGGATCCTTTTCGGAACTATCTTTAAGAGATTCCTGCAGAAACATACCAAAGTAGTAAATATACTCATGGCAGTGTTTTTACTCTATGCAGCCTGCATGATATGGATTTAG
- a CDS encoding sodium:solute symporter family protein: MNIALIIISGFLLLAVFLGIRSTKGKDMDLEQWTVGGRGFSGIFVFLLMAGEIYTTFSFLGGSGWAYGKGAPALYVLMYIGLSYVMSYWLLPVIWRYAKEHRLVSQSDFFVSKFNSPYLGVLVALVGVIGMIPVIVVQLKGLGIIVSQASYGAISMQTAVWIGAISLTIYVMLSGVHGSAWTAAIKDIVMVIVICFLGIYLPLHYYGGFQPMFEAVHAANPEFLKFPDEGYSMTWVISTVLLLVLGFYMWPQVFSSTYTAKSEKVFRKNAIISPLYTLMLLFVFFVGTASILAVPGLEGEDVDLSLLRLSIETFDPWVIGIIGGAGLLTALVPGSLLVMNTATLLAKNIYQVFAPKTSDKTIGKLARLFVPIVSLLAVYFTLHGGATLSNIILMGYSLMTQLAPSLFCSLWKRSFINKYGAAAGIIAGLITVAYITISQTTLVDLIPALPASWNDVNTGIIALVINCVVMIIVSLATRKNNCVAE, translated from the coding sequence ATGAATATTGCACTTATAATTATATCGGGATTTTTGCTTTTGGCAGTCTTCCTGGGGATCAGATCCACAAAAGGAAAGGATATGGACCTGGAGCAATGGACAGTCGGAGGCCGAGGATTCAGCGGCATTTTTGTCTTCCTGTTAATGGCAGGGGAAATTTATACAACATTCTCCTTCCTGGGTGGAAGCGGCTGGGCATATGGGAAAGGCGCACCTGCTTTATATGTACTTATGTATATTGGTTTGTCATATGTTATGTCTTATTGGCTTTTGCCGGTCATATGGCGATACGCGAAGGAACATAGACTTGTGTCACAATCTGATTTCTTCGTCAGTAAGTTTAACAGTCCGTATCTAGGTGTACTTGTTGCACTAGTCGGGGTGATTGGTATGATTCCTGTCATTGTTGTGCAGCTTAAGGGGTTGGGAATCATCGTTTCACAAGCATCATATGGGGCTATTTCTATGCAAACTGCTGTATGGATCGGCGCTATCAGCTTAACGATTTATGTGATGCTTTCGGGCGTACATGGTTCAGCATGGACAGCTGCAATCAAGGATATTGTCATGGTAATCGTCATTTGCTTCCTCGGTATCTATCTGCCGCTTCATTATTATGGCGGCTTCCAGCCTATGTTCGAGGCAGTTCACGCGGCTAACCCTGAATTTCTCAAGTTCCCGGATGAAGGCTATAGTATGACATGGGTCATCTCAACTGTTTTGCTGCTCGTGCTTGGGTTCTATATGTGGCCGCAAGTGTTCAGTTCCACGTATACAGCGAAAAGCGAGAAGGTCTTCCGTAAAAACGCGATAATAAGCCCGCTTTATACACTTATGCTTTTATTCGTCTTTTTCGTCGGAACAGCATCGATTCTGGCTGTGCCTGGATTGGAAGGGGAAGATGTGGATCTTTCCCTATTGCGACTATCGATTGAGACCTTCGACCCGTGGGTGATCGGTATCATCGGCGGCGCGGGATTGCTGACAGCGTTGGTACCAGGTTCCTTGCTGGTCATGAATACAGCCACTCTACTTGCAAAAAATATCTATCAGGTGTTTGCACCTAAGACAAGTGACAAGACAATAGGAAAGTTGGCTAGATTGTTTGTTCCGATTGTTTCCTTGCTGGCAGTCTATTTCACACTGCACGGAGGAGCAACGTTATCGAATATCATATTGATGGGCTACAGTCTGATGACGCAACTCGCTCCGTCACTATTCTGCAGCTTGTGGAAGCGCAGCTTCATCAATAAGTATGGGGCAGCAGCGGGAATCATTGCCGGACTAATAACTGTTGCGTATATTACAATCAGTCAAACAACCTTAGTGGATCTTATCCCAGCCTTGCCAGCATCATGGAATGATGTGAACACGGGAATCATTGCTTTGGTCATCAACTGCGTTGTCATGATTATAGTGAGTTTAGCAACGCGGAAAAATAATTGCGTTGCTGAATAA
- a CDS encoding DUF3311 domain-containing protein, whose translation MKRLYFLTVIPFIGMLGFLPFANRVEPFVLGMPFVMFWVVLWTVLTSVILAIMYKLDPRNKEDEKK comes from the coding sequence ATGAAACGTTTATATTTTCTCACTGTCATTCCCTTCATCGGGATGCTGGGATTCCTCCCATTCGCAAATAGAGTGGAACCTTTTGTACTTGGCATGCCGTTCGTGATGTTTTGGGTGGTTCTATGGACTGTTCTTACATCGGTTATCTTGGCAATCATGTACAAACTAGATCCACGGAATAAAGAGGATGAGAAAAAATGA